Proteins from a genomic interval of Ralstonia wenshanensis:
- a CDS encoding helix-turn-helix transcriptional regulator, whose translation MDDFTADLAPFPAAPRNELGEFLRSRRSHLRPQDVGLPEGSGRRRTAGLRREEVAQLANISIDWYVRIEQGRDVRPSVATIEAIGRALKLSSDERAHMRGLARAESVFTAAATGRSAAEAVPDVLRRAVAGMVLPAHVRSYRTELLCWNEATSQLFMDFGTMPLEDRNSLVYMFLYANARERFVEWENEARRMLAKFRAVYDPHADDPVLVALVDRLRSSSREFDTWWRQHEVRAQRAEHKLIRTPGGKVVRYDYIGLPVMEDPRLRMVLYVPVEDGA comes from the coding sequence ATGGACGATTTCACCGCCGACCTTGCCCCCTTCCCTGCCGCGCCGCGCAACGAGCTGGGTGAATTCCTGCGCAGCCGCCGCAGCCACCTGCGTCCGCAGGACGTGGGGCTGCCCGAAGGCAGCGGGCGCCGCCGCACCGCTGGCCTGCGCAGGGAAGAAGTCGCGCAGTTGGCCAACATCAGCATCGATTGGTATGTGCGCATCGAGCAGGGGCGCGACGTGCGGCCCTCGGTGGCGACCATCGAGGCGATCGGGCGCGCACTGAAGCTGTCTTCGGATGAGCGCGCGCACATGCGTGGCCTGGCGCGCGCGGAATCGGTCTTTACTGCGGCGGCGACCGGGCGTTCGGCCGCCGAAGCGGTGCCCGATGTCTTGCGCCGCGCCGTTGCCGGCATGGTTTTGCCCGCTCACGTGCGCAGCTACCGCACCGAACTCCTGTGCTGGAACGAGGCGACCTCGCAGCTCTTCATGGATTTCGGCACGATGCCGCTCGAAGACCGCAACTCGCTGGTCTACATGTTTCTGTACGCCAATGCGCGCGAGCGTTTTGTCGAGTGGGAGAACGAGGCGCGGCGCATGCTGGCGAAATTTCGCGCGGTGTACGACCCGCACGCAGACGACCCGGTGCTCGTGGCGCTCGTCGACCGGCTGCGCAGCAGCAGCCGCGAGTTCGATACGTGGTGGCGTCAGCACGAAGTGCGCGCCCAGCGTGCGGAGCACAAGCTGATCCGCACGCCCGGCGGCAAGGTCGTCCGCTACGACTATATCGGCCTGCCGGTGATGGAAGACCCGCGCCTGCGCATGGTGCTGTACGTGCCGGTCGAGGACGGCGCCTGA